Proteins encoded within one genomic window of Formosa agariphila KMM 3901:
- a CDS encoding DMT family transporter: MSENTSKWVYLFVLSLIWGSSFILMKKALIGVTPFQLGALRNIFTAFILFTVGLKYIKTIDKAAWKWIALSGVFGSFIPAFLFAIAETEIDSAIASILNSLVPLQTILVGFAVFQIASTKRQVFGVVLGFIGTALLVMEGSDLNPHQNYLYAGYIVLATVMYAFNVNIIKRHLQHLKPLTIATGNYVVVVIPACIILFFTGFFERSNLHQPTLKMALVYIFILSFFGTALAKVLFNKLIKISTPVFASSVTYVMPIVALTWGFLDGEGFSVLQGFASLIILSGVYLANKRA; the protein is encoded by the coding sequence ATGAGCGAAAATACTTCAAAATGGGTCTATCTTTTTGTGTTATCATTAATATGGGGAAGCTCCTTTATTTTAATGAAAAAAGCGCTTATTGGAGTGACACCTTTTCAGTTGGGTGCTTTAAGAAATATATTTACAGCGTTTATCTTATTTACTGTTGGATTAAAATATATTAAAACTATAGATAAAGCAGCTTGGAAATGGATTGCATTATCTGGAGTGTTTGGGTCGTTTATTCCTGCGTTTCTATTTGCTATAGCCGAAACAGAAATAGATAGTGCTATTGCCTCTATTTTAAATTCATTAGTGCCGCTACAAACCATATTGGTTGGTTTTGCAGTGTTTCAAATAGCTTCAACAAAACGTCAGGTTTTTGGTGTTGTTTTAGGGTTTATAGGTACTGCTTTATTGGTTATGGAAGGTTCCGATTTAAATCCGCATCAGAATTATTTGTACGCAGGTTATATTGTGTTGGCAACTGTAATGTATGCCTTTAATGTAAATATTATAAAACGTCATTTGCAGCATTTAAAACCACTAACTATAGCGACGGGTAATTACGTGGTGGTTGTAATTCCGGCCTGTATAATATTGTTTTTTACAGGTTTTTTTGAACGCTCTAATTTGCATCAACCAACACTTAAAATGGCTTTGGTTTATATTTTTATTTTATCCTTTTTTGGAACCGCATTAGCGAAAGTGTTGTTTAATAAATTAATTAAAATATCGACTCCTGTATTTGCGTCTTCTGTCACTTATGTAATGCCTATTGTAGCATTAACTTGGGGATTTTTAGATGGCGAAGGGTTTAGCGTATTGCAAGGTTTTGCTTCTTTAATTATTTTGTCTGGAGTGTATTTGGCAAATAAGAGGGCATAA
- a CDS encoding heavy-metal-associated domain-containing protein, whose product MKHFKILFAVLLLSAVSFSCKNKSAEPEIKTVETAAPTEAVAKTIDPNATYAKAEFTIEGMTCQIGCANTIEKKLSKLDGIKSATVSFDKKLAMVEYDVAKVNATTLEETVTKAGEMYSVTDMKTVDTFDTTTTNETETSKQMTCKGDCEGTCDGDCKKKSEDVAMACSADGKEGCCASKKA is encoded by the coding sequence ATGAAACACTTTAAAATTCTTTTTGCGGTATTATTACTTTCAGCAGTATCATTTTCGTGTAAAAACAAATCAGCCGAACCAGAAATAAAAACAGTAGAAACAGCTGCCCCAACAGAAGCTGTCGCTAAAACTATAGATCCAAATGCAACTTATGCTAAAGCAGAATTCACTATCGAAGGAATGACTTGCCAAATTGGATGCGCTAATACCATAGAGAAAAAATTATCTAAACTTGATGGTATTAAATCTGCAACAGTAAGTTTCGACAAAAAATTAGCTATGGTAGAATATGATGTGGCTAAAGTAAATGCAACTACTCTTGAAGAAACTGTAACTAAAGCTGGAGAGATGTATAGTGTAACAGACATGAAAACTGTAGATACTTTTGACACAACAACGACAAATGAGACAGAAACTTCGAAGCAAATGACTTGCAAAGGCGACTGTGAAGGCACATGTGATGGAGACTGCAAAAAGAAATCTGAAGATGTTGCAATGGCATGTTCTGCAGACGGAAAAGAAGGATGTTGTGCTAGTAAAAAAGCATAA
- a CDS encoding dienelactone hydrolase family protein — MKKLKKEDINQEVFDLYDDYVHSKIERRQFLKKLSLYAVGGITVSSLLSFISPNYIDSILVSKDDSRLDSNYITYNSPRGGGGIKALLSKPESRTGKLPGIIVVHENRGLNPYIEDVGRRAALEGFISIAPDALTPLGGYPGNDDEGREMQKKRDKNEMLEDFIAAFNYLKNHEDCTGEIGVVGFCFGGWISNMMAVRVPDLGAAVPYYGGQPSAEEVVEINAPLMLHFAELDKRVNAGWPDYEAALQANNKQYEAFVYADVNHGFHNNTTPRYDEAAASLSWNRTMAFFKEHLT, encoded by the coding sequence ATGAAAAAACTAAAGAAAGAAGATATAAATCAGGAGGTTTTTGATTTATATGACGATTATGTACACAGTAAAATAGAAAGGCGTCAATTCTTAAAGAAACTTTCGTTGTATGCAGTGGGAGGGATTACCGTGTCGTCCTTGCTTAGCTTTATTTCTCCTAATTATATAGATTCCATTTTAGTTAGTAAAGACGATTCGCGATTAGATTCTAATTATATTACTTACAATTCTCCTAGAGGTGGCGGCGGTATTAAAGCATTACTTTCAAAACCTGAATCGCGTACAGGGAAACTTCCTGGAATTATTGTTGTTCATGAAAATAGAGGGCTTAATCCGTATATAGAAGATGTTGGAAGGCGTGCAGCCCTAGAAGGCTTTATCTCTATTGCTCCAGATGCATTAACGCCATTAGGTGGCTATCCAGGAAACGACGACGAAGGACGAGAGATGCAAAAGAAACGCGATAAAAATGAAATGCTAGAAGACTTTATTGCAGCGTTTAATTACTTGAAAAATCATGAAGATTGTACAGGTGAGATTGGCGTAGTTGGATTTTGTTTTGGTGGTTGGATTTCCAATATGATGGCTGTTCGTGTACCAGATTTAGGTGCTGCAGTACCGTATTATGGCGGTCAACCGAGTGCCGAAGAGGTTGTAGAAATTAATGCTCCACTAATGTTGCATTTTGCAGAATTAGATAAACGTGTTAATGCCGGTTGGCCTGATTATGAAGCGGCTCTTCAAGCGAATAATAAGCAATATGAGGCGTTTGTGTATGCAGATGTTAATCATGGTTTTCATAATAATACAACACCAAGGTATGATGAAGCGGCAGCAAGTTTATCATGGAATAGAACAATGGCTTTCTTTAAAGAGCATTTAACGTAG
- a CDS encoding transglutaminase-like domain-containing protein produces the protein MWLRVSCDLAFDVETPTPFILMLRPRSGAEQWIERDEFKIAPNMSIIEFTDGYGNLCQRFVAPKGELTIYTTSDVKTSEFVDVDFGAPFVEIQHLPNDVLCYLLPSRYCESDRFNELANSIIANKMPGYQQVQAIEDWLRHTISYIPGSSVYPTSAIEVNQKGSGVCRDLAHLGIALCRSLSIPARMVVGYLHNLKPMDMHAWFEAYVGGRWYVFDATQTGIKGGYVSVGYGLDAADVAIFNQFGPAVHTLKQRVTVTQIKN, from the coding sequence ATGTGGTTACGTGTTAGTTGTGATTTGGCATTCGATGTAGAAACTCCAACGCCTTTTATTTTAATGTTACGCCCTCGTAGCGGTGCTGAGCAGTGGATTGAACGCGATGAATTTAAAATAGCGCCCAATATGTCTATTATTGAATTTACAGATGGCTACGGGAATCTGTGTCAAAGATTCGTTGCTCCAAAAGGTGAGTTAACTATTTATACGACTTCAGATGTAAAAACTTCAGAATTTGTTGATGTAGATTTTGGTGCTCCTTTTGTAGAAATACAACATTTGCCAAACGACGTCCTCTGTTATTTGTTGCCTAGTCGATACTGTGAGTCCGATCGCTTTAATGAGTTGGCTAATTCAATTATAGCTAATAAAATGCCGGGGTATCAGCAAGTGCAGGCTATAGAAGATTGGTTGCGCCATACAATTAGTTATATTCCGGGAAGTAGTGTTTATCCAACTTCGGCTATAGAAGTAAATCAGAAAGGGTCGGGAGTTTGTAGAGATTTAGCTCATTTAGGAATCGCATTATGTAGAAGTTTAAGTATTCCTGCGCGTATGGTAGTGGGCTATTTGCATAATTTAAAACCCATGGATATGCATGCTTGGTTTGAAGCTTATGTTGGTGGACGTTGGTATGTTTTCGATGCTACTCAAACAGGAATAAAAGGAGGTTATGTGTCTGTAGGTTATGGGTTAGATGCTGCCGATGTCGCTATTTTTAATCAGTTTGGGCCTGCGGTTCATACATTAAAACAACGTGTAACTGTAACTCAAATTAAAAATTAA
- the gldD gene encoding gliding motility lipoprotein GldD, translating into MLKHTLKIIVFFVFILVVSCGDAPVPKPNAYLRLSYPEASYSKSDLDVPFTFNKNSFATNVGLKKMAGQDNYGVNIEYSNLKGTIFLTYKNIDGDSISLMKFIKDAQNFTQKHTIKADEIVEQVYINDERKVYGMFYEVGGNAASQSQFYVTDSVNHFLTGSLYFYTKPNYDSIFPAAKYLEKDIKQIMESVTWK; encoded by the coding sequence ATGTTAAAACACACATTAAAAATCATTGTATTTTTTGTATTTATCCTAGTTGTATCCTGCGGAGACGCCCCTGTCCCTAAACCGAATGCTTACTTGAGATTAAGTTATCCTGAGGCGAGTTATAGCAAATCCGATTTAGATGTGCCGTTTACCTTTAACAAAAATTCTTTTGCAACTAATGTTGGATTAAAAAAGATGGCTGGTCAAGATAATTATGGTGTAAACATAGAATACTCCAATTTAAAAGGGACTATATTTCTTACCTATAAAAATATAGATGGAGATTCAATAAGCTTGATGAAGTTTATTAAAGATGCTCAAAATTTCACCCAAAAGCATACCATTAAGGCAGATGAAATTGTAGAACAAGTGTATATTAACGATGAGCGTAAAGTGTACGGTATGTTTTATGAAGTAGGAGGAAATGCGGCTTCTCAATCTCAGTTTTATGTCACCGATAGTGTAAATCATTTTTTAACAGGGTCTCTATATTTTTACACGAAACCTAATTACGATTCTATTTTTCCTGCAGCTAAGTATTTAGAAAAAGATATAAAACAGATTATGGAATCTGTAACTTGGAAATAA